A single Actinomycetota bacterium DNA region contains:
- the cobO gene encoding cob(I)yrinic acid a,c-diamide adenosyltransferase translates to MTQPATTAEERPRRRKRERPLLIVHTGHGKGKSTAAFGLLLRAWHQGWPCGVFQFVKSGKWRVGEEAAARKLEGIDWFKMGDGWTWTSRDLEGSAALAREGWEEAKRCLADERYTFLLLDEFTYPMTFGWVDTGEVVDVLTSRPGFQHVVVTGRDAPPPLLDVADLATEMRKLKHPFDAGFRGQKGIEW, encoded by the coding sequence ATGACCCAGCCGGCCACCACCGCCGAGGAACGGCCACGACGCCGCAAGCGCGAACGACCGCTGCTGATCGTCCACACCGGTCACGGCAAGGGCAAGTCCACCGCCGCGTTCGGGCTGCTGCTGCGGGCCTGGCATCAGGGCTGGCCGTGCGGGGTGTTCCAGTTCGTGAAGTCGGGGAAGTGGCGCGTGGGCGAGGAGGCCGCCGCCCGGAAGCTGGAGGGGATCGACTGGTTCAAGATGGGCGACGGCTGGACGTGGACGTCGCGCGACCTGGAGGGCTCGGCCGCGCTGGCCCGTGAGGGCTGGGAGGAGGCCAAACGCTGCCTCGCCGACGAGCGCTACACGTTCCTGCTCCTCGACGAGTTCACCTACCCGATGACGTTCGGCTGGGTGGACACCGGCGAGGTGGTCGACGTGCTGACCTCACGCCCGGGCTTCCAGCACGTGGTGGTCACCGGCCGCGACGCGCCACCGCCGCTGCTCGACGTCGCCGACCTCGCCACCGAGATGCGCAAACTCAAGCACCCGTTCGACGCCGGCTTCCGCGGCCAGAAGGGGATCGAATGGTGA
- the cobM gene encoding precorrin-4 C(11)-methyltransferase, whose protein sequence is MTAGRGKVWFVGAGPGAADLLTLRAAQVIAGADVVIWAASLVHPDVLGHVRPDAQVLDSSTLTLEQVLDRYAVAAQRGEVVARIHSGDPSLYGAIQEQIDRCADLGLAWEIVPGVSSLAAAAAAVGRELTIPEVAQSVVITRLATHTPMPPGEDVAAFARHGTTMALFLSAARPHRLQQELLSGGYPPHTPCAVVYRATWPEQLIRRCDLDQLAATVRAAGLHRHTLVLVGPALERGGTRSQLYSPGFTHSFRPHRQVTP, encoded by the coding sequence GTGACGGCCGGTCGGGGGAAGGTCTGGTTCGTGGGTGCCGGTCCGGGCGCCGCGGACCTGCTCACGCTCCGCGCCGCGCAGGTCATCGCCGGAGCGGACGTGGTGATCTGGGCGGCGAGCCTGGTCCACCCTGACGTGCTCGGCCACGTCCGTCCCGACGCGCAGGTGCTCGACTCGTCGACCCTGACCCTCGAGCAGGTCCTGGACCGCTACGCGGTCGCGGCGCAGCGCGGCGAGGTGGTGGCCCGCATCCACTCGGGTGACCCCAGCCTGTACGGGGCGATCCAGGAGCAGATCGATCGTTGCGCCGATCTCGGCCTGGCGTGGGAGATCGTCCCGGGCGTGTCGTCGCTGGCCGCCGCCGCAGCGGCGGTCGGGCGCGAGCTGACCATCCCCGAGGTGGCGCAGTCGGTGGTGATCACCCGGCTGGCGACGCACACGCCGATGCCGCCCGGCGAGGACGTCGCCGCGTTCGCCCGGCACGGCACCACCATGGCGTTGTTCCTCTCCGCCGCCCGACCGCACCGCCTCCAGCAGGAGCTGCTGTCGGGTGGGTACCCGCCGCACACGCCGTGCGCGGTGGTGTACCGCGCCACCTGGCCGGAGCAGCTGATCCGCCGCTGCGATCTCGACCAGCTCGCCGCCACCGTCCGCGCCGCCGGCCTGCACCGCCACACGCTGGTCCTGGTCGGTCCGGCCCTGGAGCGGGGCGGCACCCGCAGCCAGCTGTACTCGCCCGGGTTCACCCACAGCTTCCGCCCGCACCGGCAGGTCACCCCGTGA
- the cobA gene encoding uroporphyrinogen-III C-methyltransferase translates to MTVALQALIDGLGGPPARPGTVYLVGGGPGDPGLLTLRAAVVLSTCDLVAYDRLAPAEALRLAPPDAELICVGKRSGEQGLSRAAVDDLLVSRARAGDAVVRLKGGDPFVFGRGGEEAAACRAHGVAVEVVSGVTSAVAVPAAAGIPLTHRTVASGFAVVTGHEDPAESSGSVDHALLADFPGTVVVLMGVGQVRAFAAALISHGKPADTPVALVRWGTTARQETVEGTLATIAAEVQRRGLRPPAVAVIGDVVRLRGGIGGREDLPLMGRTVLVPRTLHRPSALAARIRSAGGEPLEVQVARPGPGDTAGLHAAARDLAAGAYATLVASGPPAVTALADALAAAGLDARALAGVRVAAVGRGAVRALGDRLAIRADVTGADLDQLARRLAELDDRGGTLVLAADPGDPGPLATFHPVVVTAYALVAVTDVPDRLRREVQDGMPLLAAVASSTAATGLARLLGDATTRVAAATIGAHTTRAAREAGLTVAAEAAEPDLDALVAAVIEAARSQPGANNVSDGPRPLLPVEDRP, encoded by the coding sequence GTGACCGTCGCTCTGCAGGCGCTGATCGACGGCCTCGGGGGCCCGCCGGCCCGGCCCGGCACCGTCTACCTGGTCGGTGGGGGTCCCGGCGACCCCGGCCTGTTGACGCTCCGGGCGGCGGTCGTGCTGTCCACCTGTGACCTGGTCGCGTACGACCGGCTCGCCCCCGCCGAGGCGCTGCGGCTCGCGCCACCCGACGCGGAGCTGATCTGCGTCGGGAAGCGGTCGGGCGAGCAGGGCCTGAGCCGGGCCGCGGTCGATGACCTTCTGGTGTCACGCGCCCGGGCCGGTGATGCGGTGGTGCGCCTCAAGGGCGGCGACCCGTTCGTGTTCGGACGGGGCGGGGAGGAGGCCGCGGCCTGCCGCGCGCACGGCGTCGCGGTCGAGGTCGTGTCCGGCGTCACCTCGGCGGTGGCGGTCCCGGCAGCGGCGGGCATCCCGCTCACCCACCGCACGGTCGCGTCGGGATTCGCGGTGGTCACCGGCCACGAGGATCCCGCCGAGTCGTCGGGGAGCGTCGACCACGCGCTCCTGGCCGACTTCCCCGGCACGGTGGTGGTCCTGATGGGCGTTGGGCAGGTCCGGGCCTTCGCCGCCGCGCTGATCTCGCACGGCAAGCCCGCCGACACCCCGGTGGCGCTGGTTCGCTGGGGGACCACCGCCCGGCAGGAGACGGTCGAGGGCACGCTGGCCACGATCGCCGCCGAGGTGCAGCGGCGCGGCTTGCGACCTCCCGCGGTCGCGGTCATCGGCGACGTGGTCCGGCTGCGTGGCGGCATCGGCGGCCGCGAGGATCTGCCGCTGATGGGCCGGACGGTGCTGGTACCCCGGACCCTGCACCGTCCGTCGGCGCTGGCCGCACGGATCCGGTCGGCCGGCGGAGAGCCCCTGGAGGTCCAGGTCGCCCGGCCCGGGCCCGGCGACACCGCCGGGTTGCACGCTGCGGCCCGTGACCTGGCCGCCGGGGCGTACGCCACGCTGGTGGCGTCGGGACCTCCCGCCGTCACCGCGCTGGCGGACGCGCTCGCGGCAGCGGGGCTGGACGCCCGGGCCCTGGCCGGCGTCCGGGTCGCTGCCGTGGGGCGCGGCGCGGTCCGCGCCCTGGGTGATCGCCTGGCGATCCGCGCCGACGTCACCGGCGCCGACCTCGACCAGCTCGCCCGTCGCCTCGCCGAGCTCGACGATCGCGGCGGCACGCTCGTGCTGGCAGCCGACCCGGGCGATCCCGGGCCGCTGGCCACCTTCCACCCGGTCGTGGTCACCGCCTACGCACTCGTCGCGGTCACCGATGTCCCTGACCGGCTCCGCCGGGAGGTGCAGGACGGCATGCCGTTGCTGGCGGCCGTGGCGTCGTCCACCGCCGCCACCGGCCTGGCGAGGCTGCTGGGCGACGCCACCACCCGGGTCGCCGCCGCCACGATCGGGGCGCACACCACGCGTGCCGCCCGAGAGGCCGGGTTGACGGTCGCGGCCGAGGCGGCCGAGCCCGATCTCGACGCGCTCGTCGCCGCGGTGATCGAGGCGGCGCGATCGCAGCCTGGTGCGAACAACGTCAGCGACGGGCCCCGGCCGCTGTTGCCGGTGGAGGACCGCCCGTGA
- a CDS encoding cobalt-precorrin-5B (C(1))-methyltransferase: MTPARRDVDVRGALREPDLPRTAKVRTGALRTGWTTGTCTSAAAKAAVAALVSGLTQASVEVALPSGRRVTFPLARCTRAGDGWETVVIKDAGDDPDVTDGAHLTVTVRWAAGPGVHLRSGPGVGTVTKPGLGLDVGGPAINPVPRRMIGAAIGEVTDPQTRGVDVTVSVPGGDQLARRTTNPRLGIVGGISILGTTGIVRPFSTASWRASVLQAVDVMAAQGERTCVLTTGGRTERAARRLLPHLHEVCFVEVGDFSGNAVDRAVDRGVGEVVFVGMAGKLTKLAAGIMMTHWTRSRVDTDVLAAVTARAGGDRSLVADVRAANTARHAYELWAQAGIAAGVADLLCAQVADNLRAWSRDRLNVHAVLVDFDTLEPVGASRHAPLGERGGGR; this comes from the coding sequence GTGACGCCGGCCCGCCGCGACGTCGACGTCCGCGGGGCGCTCCGCGAACCCGACCTGCCCCGCACCGCCAAGGTCCGCACCGGGGCGCTGCGCACCGGGTGGACCACCGGGACGTGCACCTCCGCCGCGGCGAAGGCCGCGGTCGCCGCGCTGGTCTCCGGCCTCACGCAGGCGTCGGTGGAGGTCGCGCTGCCGTCGGGGCGGCGCGTCACCTTCCCCCTCGCGCGCTGCACGCGGGCGGGCGATGGCTGGGAGACGGTCGTGATCAAGGACGCCGGCGACGACCCCGACGTCACCGACGGCGCCCACCTGACCGTCACCGTGCGGTGGGCCGCAGGACCTGGCGTGCACCTGCGGTCGGGACCCGGCGTGGGCACCGTCACCAAACCGGGTCTGGGACTCGACGTCGGCGGGCCGGCGATCAACCCGGTGCCGCGCCGGATGATCGGCGCGGCGATCGGGGAGGTCACCGACCCGCAGACGCGCGGTGTCGACGTCACCGTCAGCGTCCCCGGCGGGGACCAGCTGGCGCGGCGCACCACCAACCCCCGGCTGGGGATCGTCGGTGGCATCTCGATCCTGGGCACCACCGGGATCGTCCGCCCGTTCTCCACCGCGTCGTGGCGGGCGTCGGTGCTCCAGGCCGTCGACGTGATGGCCGCGCAAGGGGAGCGCACCTGCGTGCTCACCACCGGCGGGCGGACCGAACGTGCGGCGCGGCGGCTGCTGCCCCACCTGCACGAGGTCTGCTTCGTCGAGGTCGGCGACTTCTCCGGGAACGCCGTCGACCGGGCCGTCGACCGCGGCGTCGGCGAGGTCGTGTTCGTGGGGATGGCGGGGAAGCTGACCAAGCTCGCCGCGGGGATCATGATGACCCACTGGACGCGCTCGCGGGTGGACACCGACGTCCTCGCCGCCGTCACCGCCCGGGCCGGCGGTGACCGCAGCCTCGTCGCGGACGTCCGCGCGGCCAACACCGCCCGTCACGCCTACGAGCTGTGGGCGCAGGCGGGGATCGCCGCTGGCGTCGCGGACCTGCTGTGCGCCCAGGTCGCCGACAACCTGCGCGCCTGGTCCCGGGACCGGCTGAACGTCCACGCCGTACTCGTCGACTTCGACACGCTCGAGCCGGTCGGGGCCAGCCGCCACGCGCCGCTCGGCGAGCGGGGGGGTGGCCGATGA
- a CDS encoding cobyrinate a,c-diamide synthase: MRAHGGTLVKLPRVVVAGTRSGVGKTSVAVGLMAALAARGLRVSGHKVGPDFIDPSYHALATGRPPRNLDAFLSGADLIPRLLSHGAAGADLAVIEGVMGLFDGRGSGDEASTAHVARLTATPVVLVVDASAASRSVAAEVHGFATFDSEIDLAGVILNRVGSQSHEQLLREALQPLGVPVLGVLRRDDRLVTPARHLGLIPARERGQAAAATVAALGAAVTEGVDLDAVVRTARTARALRKRAWSADAAVAGRTVRGRPVVAVADGPAFTFVYEEHRELLRAAGGDVATFDPTHDESLPDGTAALYLGGGFPEEHVEELAGNGRLRASVAGLAVSRRPIVAECGGLLYLCGRLEGRVMCGVVDADASWGERLTLGYHEATTGSDSPLGPAGTPVRAHAFHRTVVTPRAGGSPAWRLGDGDSEGFAGPTLHASYLHPHWTANPELPTALVAAAGAVSRRKVAT; encoded by the coding sequence ATGCGCGCGCACGGTGGGACGCTCGTGAAGCTGCCTCGCGTCGTGGTCGCCGGGACCCGATCGGGCGTGGGCAAGACCAGCGTCGCGGTCGGTCTGATGGCAGCGCTGGCCGCACGGGGCTTGCGCGTGTCGGGCCACAAGGTCGGCCCCGACTTCATCGATCCCAGCTACCACGCGCTGGCCACCGGCCGCCCGCCCCGCAACCTCGACGCGTTCCTGAGCGGGGCCGACCTGATCCCGCGGCTGCTGTCCCACGGCGCCGCCGGCGCCGACCTGGCCGTGATCGAAGGCGTGATGGGCCTGTTCGACGGCCGCGGCAGTGGCGACGAGGCCTCCACGGCACACGTCGCCCGCCTCACCGCCACCCCGGTGGTGCTGGTCGTGGACGCCTCCGCGGCGTCACGGTCGGTGGCCGCCGAGGTGCACGGCTTCGCGACCTTCGACTCCGAGATCGACCTCGCCGGGGTGATCCTCAACCGGGTCGGATCGCAAAGCCACGAGCAGCTGCTGCGTGAGGCCCTCCAACCGCTGGGGGTCCCGGTGCTCGGGGTGTTGCGCCGCGACGACCGGTTGGTCACCCCCGCCCGCCACCTGGGGTTGATCCCCGCCCGGGAACGTGGCCAGGCGGCCGCCGCCACGGTGGCAGCGCTGGGTGCGGCGGTCACCGAGGGGGTCGACCTCGACGCGGTTGTCCGCACCGCCCGCACCGCCCGGGCTCTGAGGAAGCGGGCGTGGTCCGCGGACGCGGCCGTCGCCGGGCGGACGGTGCGCGGACGACCGGTCGTCGCGGTCGCCGACGGACCGGCGTTCACGTTCGTCTACGAGGAGCACCGCGAGCTGCTCCGCGCCGCGGGAGGCGACGTCGCCACCTTCGACCCGACCCACGACGAGTCGCTCCCCGACGGGACCGCCGCCCTGTACCTCGGCGGGGGCTTCCCCGAGGAACACGTCGAGGAGCTGGCCGGCAACGGTCGGCTGCGGGCGTCGGTCGCGGGGCTGGCGGTCTCGCGCCGCCCGATCGTGGCCGAATGCGGCGGGCTGCTGTACCTGTGCGGCCGCCTGGAGGGCCGCGTCATGTGCGGCGTGGTCGACGCCGACGCCTCCTGGGGCGAGCGCCTCACGCTCGGCTACCACGAGGCCACCACCGGTTCGGATTCGCCGCTGGGGCCAGCTGGGACCCCGGTCCGGGCACACGCGTTCCACCGCACCGTGGTCACGCCCCGCGCCGGGGGTTCCCCCGCCTGGCGGCTGGGCGACGGCGACAGCGAGGGGTTCGCCGGCCCGACGCTGCACGCCAGCTACCTGCACCCGCACTGGACCGCCAACCCGGAGCTGCCCACTGCGCTGGTCGCAGCCGCCGGGGCCGTGTCGCGCCGGAAGGTCGCCACGTGA
- the cobI gene encoding precorrin-2 C(20)-methyltransferase: protein MSGRLVGVGVGPGDPELLTFKGRAALRSADAVFVPVAAADEIGYAERVVRAHVTHGTPLRRLVFALDPDPQARAESWAAAAAAVAATLATGADAAFATIGDPNVYSTFTRLARAVRQRVPDAEIVTVPGITAMQDLAARSGTVLVEGDEQLALLPFTAGEAPLRHALDSFDTVVCYKGGRRLPAVRSILAATGREAHAVYGARLGLEGQDVRGRGDLPTGSAPYLATVIVTRPRQADR, encoded by the coding sequence GTGAGCGGGCGACTGGTCGGCGTCGGCGTCGGGCCGGGCGATCCGGAGCTGCTGACGTTCAAGGGTCGGGCGGCGCTGCGCAGCGCCGATGCGGTCTTCGTCCCGGTCGCCGCCGCCGACGAGATCGGGTACGCCGAACGTGTGGTCCGTGCCCACGTCACCCACGGCACGCCGCTGCGCCGGCTGGTGTTCGCCCTCGACCCCGACCCGCAGGCGCGGGCCGAGTCGTGGGCCGCGGCCGCCGCCGCGGTCGCCGCCACGCTGGCGACGGGGGCAGACGCGGCGTTCGCGACGATCGGCGACCCCAACGTCTACTCGACGTTCACGCGGCTGGCCCGGGCCGTCCGCCAGCGCGTCCCGGACGCCGAGATCGTCACCGTCCCGGGGATCACCGCGATGCAGGACCTGGCGGCCCGGTCGGGGACCGTGCTGGTCGAAGGCGACGAGCAGTTGGCCCTCCTGCCGTTCACGGCCGGGGAGGCGCCCCTGCGCCACGCGCTGGACAGCTTCGACACGGTCGTGTGCTACAAGGGCGGGCGTCGCCTGCCGGCGGTCCGCTCGATCCTCGCCGCGACCGGCCGGGAGGCTCACGCGGTGTACGGGGCGCGGCTGGGCCTCGAGGGTCAGGACGTCCGCGGTCGCGGTGATCTCCCGACGGGCTCCGCCCCGTACCTGGCCACCGTCATCGTCACCCGCCCCCGGCAGGCCGACCGGTGA
- the cbiE gene encoding precorrin-6y C5,15-methyltransferase (decarboxylating) subunit CbiE, which yields MTAPVTVVGVGPGGLAGGGEEALPGATLVVGGARHLARWAPPGIATVELTGDLQPGLAAVAAAAGPVVVLASGDPGFFGIVRALATRFGRERLRVLPAVSSVAAAFAAAGLPWDDAVVASAHGRDPTVAVHACLAHPKVAVLTSPRFSPADLASALVDTGVERTLVVAERLGEPDARLVEVDTVTAAATTWTDPNVVVVLDPRRPLVGPRPVLHPPRAVPSRWALDADAFAYRDGMISKTEVRAAALAELAPATGDLLWDVGAGSGSVGIECARFGAAVIAVDRDPHACALVRKNAAVFDVAVRVVSGAAPAALTDLPDPDAVFVGGGGTDLGAILDVVLARTRRAVVVSLATVERVGPTLAAFHDGRWSARARMLQAADVVPLGAGHRLAATNPVFVVVGRRP from the coding sequence ATGACCGCCCCGGTGACCGTGGTGGGCGTCGGACCCGGTGGGCTGGCCGGCGGCGGGGAAGAGGCCCTGCCCGGTGCCACGCTGGTGGTGGGCGGTGCCCGGCACCTGGCGCGCTGGGCACCGCCTGGGATCGCCACGGTGGAGCTGACCGGTGATCTGCAGCCGGGGCTTGCGGCGGTGGCGGCAGCAGCCGGCCCCGTGGTGGTCCTCGCGTCCGGCGATCCGGGCTTCTTCGGGATCGTGCGGGCGCTGGCAACCCGGTTCGGCCGCGAACGGCTCCGCGTGCTCCCGGCGGTGTCGAGCGTCGCTGCCGCGTTCGCCGCTGCGGGCCTGCCCTGGGACGACGCGGTCGTCGCCAGCGCACACGGTCGCGACCCGACCGTTGCTGTCCACGCCTGCCTGGCTCACCCCAAGGTCGCGGTGCTGACCAGCCCCCGGTTCTCACCCGCCGACCTGGCCAGCGCGCTCGTGGACACGGGCGTGGAACGCACCCTGGTCGTCGCCGAGCGGTTGGGGGAGCCCGACGCCCGCCTCGTCGAGGTCGACACGGTCACGGCCGCGGCCACGACCTGGACCGACCCCAACGTCGTCGTGGTGCTCGACCCGCGACGACCGCTGGTCGGCCCCCGGCCGGTGCTGCACCCGCCACGGGCCGTACCCAGCCGGTGGGCGCTCGACGCCGACGCGTTCGCCTACCGCGACGGCATGATCTCGAAGACCGAGGTCCGCGCTGCCGCGCTGGCGGAGCTGGCGCCCGCCACCGGCGACCTCCTGTGGGACGTGGGCGCCGGTAGCGGATCGGTGGGGATCGAATGCGCCCGGTTCGGCGCAGCGGTCATCGCGGTGGACCGCGACCCGCACGCCTGTGCACTGGTCCGCAAGAACGCGGCCGTGTTCGACGTCGCCGTCAGGGTCGTGTCCGGCGCGGCCCCCGCCGCCCTCACCGACCTGCCCGACCCCGACGCGGTGTTCGTCGGCGGAGGTGGGACGGACCTCGGCGCCATCCTCGACGTTGTCCTGGCCCGGACACGCCGCGCCGTCGTGGTGTCGCTGGCCACCGTCGAACGGGTCGGACCGACCTTGGCGGCGTTCCACGACGGTCGCTGGTCGGCGCGGGCCCGCATGCTGCAGGCCGCGGACGTCGTGCCCCTTGGCGCCGGCCACCGCCTGGCCGCCACCAACCCCGTGTTCGTGGTCGTGGGGCGCAGGCCGTGA
- a CDS encoding VWA domain-containing protein, whose protein sequence is MHAPFPFSALVGQDDLKLALLLNAVDPAIGGVLVRGHKGTAKSTAVRALAALLPPVEQVDGCRYACDPAAPFPTCPAGPHAAGVDVTVVPARLVELPVGATEDRVAGSIDLERALAAGARAFEPGLLAAANRGILYVDEVNLLSDHLVDLLLDAAAMGVAHVEREGISVRHAARFLLVGTMNPEEGELRPQLLDRFGLAVEVTAPRDPGARSEVVRRRLSYEADPAGFARRYDLQEAATARRVVAARQLLGAVSLPERELDRAVGVCAAFDVDGLRADIVVAKAARAIAAWEGRSEVSRDDVRRAALLALPHRRRRQPFEAPGLDEDALDRALDGGSEPQPPGGGSNGGSRPPAPAPPPAGAGSNGDRGSAAGDRGEGGGGVPGDDGSGRVARAETGGGPPGDDGDGRVARAATGGGPPGDDGDDQLFAPGAAFRPLLLTAPGVGAGALGRRSPARGQRGSAVGARPAGPGDHDLAIAATIRAAAPHQHARGRGRHNPMVVRPDDVHTPVREGREGNLIVVVIDASGSMAARRRMVEVKGAVRSLLLDAYQRRDKVALISFRGGDATLVVAPTSSVELADRGLSDLPTGGRTPLAAGLARAGQVIAGERLRNPRHRPLLVAMTDGRANAAVGGLDPVAEAQVAGRTMTARGVAGVVVDTEDGVVRLGLAAQLAAALGMACLTLEELAAAPLVAMVRRLRPAA, encoded by the coding sequence GTGCACGCCCCGTTCCCGTTCTCCGCGCTCGTCGGCCAGGACGACCTCAAGCTCGCCCTGCTGCTGAACGCCGTGGACCCCGCGATCGGCGGGGTCCTGGTCCGCGGCCACAAGGGCACCGCCAAATCCACCGCGGTCCGGGCACTGGCGGCGCTGCTCCCACCCGTCGAGCAGGTCGACGGCTGTCGGTACGCCTGCGACCCCGCCGCGCCGTTCCCGACCTGCCCCGCGGGTCCGCACGCCGCCGGAGTCGACGTCACGGTGGTCCCCGCCCGGCTGGTGGAGCTCCCGGTCGGCGCGACCGAGGACCGCGTCGCCGGCTCGATCGACCTCGAGCGGGCCCTGGCCGCCGGCGCCCGCGCATTCGAGCCCGGCCTCCTGGCCGCAGCCAACCGGGGCATCCTCTACGTCGATGAGGTCAACCTCCTGAGCGACCACCTGGTCGACCTCCTCCTGGACGCCGCGGCCATGGGCGTCGCGCACGTCGAACGCGAGGGGATCTCGGTGCGTCACGCCGCCCGGTTCCTCCTGGTGGGGACGATGAACCCCGAGGAGGGCGAGCTCCGCCCCCAGCTGCTGGACCGCTTCGGCCTGGCCGTCGAGGTCACCGCCCCCCGCGACCCGGGGGCACGGTCGGAGGTCGTCCGCCGCCGGCTGTCCTACGAGGCGGACCCGGCCGGGTTCGCGCGCCGCTACGACCTTCAGGAGGCCGCGACGGCACGTCGGGTCGTCGCCGCCCGGCAGCTGCTGGGCGCGGTCAGCCTCCCGGAACGCGAACTGGACCGGGCCGTGGGGGTCTGCGCCGCGTTCGACGTCGACGGGCTCCGCGCCGACATCGTCGTGGCCAAGGCAGCCCGGGCGATCGCCGCGTGGGAAGGCCGCAGCGAGGTCAGCCGCGACGACGTCCGCCGCGCCGCCCTGCTGGCGTTGCCCCACCGTCGGCGCCGGCAGCCGTTCGAGGCACCCGGCCTCGACGAGGACGCGTTGGACCGGGCGCTGGACGGTGGCAGCGAGCCACAACCGCCCGGGGGGGGATCCAACGGCGGGTCGCGGCCCCCGGCCCCGGCGCCGCCGCCGGCTGGGGCTGGGTCCAACGGGGATCGGGGCAGCGCCGCCGGCGACCGCGGAGAGGGAGGCGGCGGTGTGCCCGGCGACGACGGCAGCGGTCGGGTCGCTCGCGCAGAAACAGGTGGCGGCCCGCCCGGCGACGACGGCGACGGTCGGGTCGCTCGCGCGGCAACAGGCGGCGGTCCGCCCGGCGACGACGGCGACGACCAGCTGTTCGCGCCGGGGGCGGCGTTCCGACCCCTGCTGCTCACCGCACCCGGCGTCGGAGCCGGGGCGCTGGGACGGCGCAGCCCCGCCCGCGGCCAGCGCGGCTCGGCCGTGGGCGCCCGCCCCGCCGGCCCCGGCGACCATGACCTCGCCATCGCCGCCACGATCCGCGCCGCCGCCCCCCACCAGCACGCCCGCGGCCGCGGCCGCCACAACCCCATGGTCGTCCGCCCCGACGATGTGCACACGCCCGTGCGTGAAGGCCGCGAAGGCAACCTGATCGTCGTGGTCATCGACGCCTCGGGCTCGATGGCGGCCCGTCGACGGATGGTCGAGGTGAAAGGCGCGGTGCGCTCGCTCCTCCTCGACGCCTACCAGCGCCGCGACAAGGTCGCGCTGATCAGCTTCCGCGGCGGCGACGCGACGCTCGTCGTCGCGCCGACGTCGTCGGTGGAGCTGGCCGACCGTGGCCTGTCGGACCTGCCCACCGGCGGGCGCACGCCCCTGGCGGCGGGCCTGGCCCGCGCCGGTCAGGTGATCGCGGGCGAGCGCCTCCGCAACCCCCGTCACCGGCCGCTGCTGGTGGCGATGACCGACGGCCGTGCCAACGCAGCCGTCGGTGGCTTGGACCCGGTCGCGGAAGCGCAGGTCGCCGGCCGCACGATGACCGCCCGTGGCGTGGCCGGCGTGGTGGTCGACACCGAGGATGGCGTGGTCCGCCTGGGGCTGGCGGCACAGCTGGCGGCCGCGCTGGGGATGGCCTGCCTGACGCTGGAGGAGCTGGCCGCCGCGCCACTGGTCGCCATGGTTCGCCGGCTCCGCCCGGCCGCCTAG